The DNA region GAGCTTTTTTTTAAAGTCATTTTTGATGCGGTCTTTAGTCAAATTCATATTATTCCTCCTGATAATTTTAGTATCCTCAATCCAGTAAGTAATAGAGCAAAGTACTAATAATCTTTAATTTATGGACATATATTTTTTACAAACAAGTACATGGGGATTAATGCCGATAGCTATTACTTCAAGAATAAAGGATTGTTTAAATGCTAAATGATAAAATAGATTGAATGGTTTTAATTAATGAAAATATTTCTAAGTAAATATTACATCTTTTGGGTTATATAGTCAATATCCCTGTATTTATTGGTAAATAATATTATTTATTAATTATTACCATAAGTATGAATTTTAAAATTTATTTTGACAATAATATATATAATTATATTATTTGGAGGTAATAAGATGAAACAGGGAACAGTTAAATGGTTTAATGATGAAAAAGGTTTTGGATTTATTTCTGTTGAAGGTGAGGATGATGTATTTGTACATTATTCTGCTATAAAAGAAGAGGGAAAAAAGAAAAACTTAGATCAGGGGCAAGAAGTAAAATTTGATGTGGTGGATGGACCAAAAGGATTACAAGCATCAAATGTTCAAAAAGTATAAACATAATTATAATAGCTACAAGTGAAAATTAATTAAAGAAAGCCCCTTAAATGGATGTAGTTAAAAGCTTGTATATAAATCTATTTATGGGGTGAATTTTTATATTTAGTTAGAAAATACTTGTCCAGCAGTATTTTCATTCATGGTTGTGCTGTGGGCGACATGGATGGTTAATTCGTAATAGTGAAAAAGTGAAAGATTGCCGCTGGGGCGTCAAGGTGAAAGAATTCACTGGTTAGTGGACATAAACATTCAAGTTAGCTCGTACTTTTCAAGAATTACGAATTGAAGTTTTTTTATAATATATATGTTAATTTTTATACAAAAGTGGTAATATATTTTTGGTCGGTATTCTATAGAAACTGGACTTATTAATAAGGTATTAAAAAATGACAAGGCAGAAATTCGTATTATATCCTTGTGGAATGAGAACGAAGGGGGATCAAAATTTTGAAACAAAATATTGGAACAAATAAAAAATTTGGAGTTAGGCAGCTGACAGTAGTAGGTATGCTGTCAGGTATATCAATCATGTTAGGAATAACAGGGTGGGGATATATAAAATTACCTATACTTCAGGCAACCATAATGCATGTACCAGTAATCATTGGAGCAATTATAGAAGGACCAATGGTAGGCATGTGTATAGGACTTATATTTGGAATATCAAGTATCATTCAAAATATTATGACACCAAGTTTACTATCCTTTGCATTAATTAATCCATTAGTTTCAGTATTGCCAAGAATTTTAATTGCATTAACCTCTTACTATGCTTACAAATTTACGATTGGCAATAATAAGGCTTTGAAAATTGGTATAGGCGCTGCCATAGGGTCTGTAACAAACACTGTAGGAGTACTTGGAATGATATATTTATTATATATAAAGGAGTACGCAATACATATGAAGATAAGTGCAGCAGCTGCTAATAAAGTTATACTTGGTATTGCTATTGCTAACGGAATACCTGAAATGATAGCGGCAATTTGCATAACTGTACCAATAGTACTTGCAGTAACTAGAATTAGGAAAAGATAAAGAATTTATTAAAATAAAAATTTATCTTATGACTAGCCGCTGTAACACTCCCGCCTTATTTAAGGGGGAAATAACAGCGGCACGTCCCTAGATAATTCATCTAAACTTAGTGTGGAAAACAAACTCACACTAAGTAAGATTCATTGATAATAGTAATTAAGCACTATCAAAACTATATCTTATTTAAATATAATTTGATAGTGTTAATTTTTAATTTAGAGGCCGTTAAAAATATGTTAAAAACCAATAGAGGAGGGAATATTTTGGATTTATTTACTATGGCTATGGAAAATAACAGATCAAATAAACCTTTAGCCGAAAGAATGAGACCTAGAAATTTAGATGAATTTTATGGGCAGGAGAAAATAGTTGGAAAAGGAAAAATTTTAAGAAGACTTATAGAGGCTGACAGATTGACTTCCATAATATTATATGGTCCTCCAGGGGTTGGTAAAACTACACTAGCATCAATAATTTCTAAAGAAACAAAATGTGAATTTGTAAAACTCAACGCTGCCATTATAAGTGTAAAAGAGATTAAAGATTATATAAATAAATCAGAAGAGTTACTAAAGCTTTATGGAAAAAGAACTATTTTCTTTATAGATGAAATTCATGCCTTGAAAAAAGGATCTCAGCAGGACGTACTTCTGGATGCTATTGAAAGGGGCATAGTGGTGTTAATTGGTGCCACTACTGAAAATCCTTATTTTGAAATAAATAATGCGCTTTTAAGCAGATCAAAAATATTTCAATTAGAAAGTCTCAGTAATGAAGAAATAGTTAAAATATTAAATAACGTTCTAAAGGATAGAGAAAGAGGCTATGGTAGTATAAAGATAAATATAGAAGAAAAATCTTTATCTTACATAGCACAATTATCTGGTGGAGATGCAAGGGCAGCTATAAACACTTTAGAGATAGCAGTTCTATCTACAGTTAAAAATAAAAAGGGCATAATAGAAATAGACGAAAAATTAGTACAGGAGTCCATGCAAAAAAGAATTATAAACTATGATAAAGCAGGGGATAACCATTATGATATGGCTTCTGCCTTTATAAAAAGTATGAGGGGATCAGATGCAGATGCAGCTCTCTACTGGTTTGGAAGAATGATATTAGGAGGAGAAGATCCTAAATTTATTGTAAGAAGAATAATAGTACACGCCTCTGAAGATGTAGGTATGGCAGATTCAAGAGCGATGCTTATAGCTCATGCTGCATGGAATGCACTTGAGACTATAGGTATGCCAGAAGCAAGAATACCTATAGCTGAGGCTATAATATATATATCAAAAGCACCTAAGAGCAATTCGGTAGTAATGGCAGTAGATAAAGCCTTTCAGGATGCTAAAGATTTTCAGTATAGAGTTCCAGTTCATTTGAGGGATACTCATTACAAGGGTTCGAAAAATTTCGGAAATGGAATTGAGTATAAATATCCTCACAACTATCCAGGGAATTATGTAGAGCAAAAATATTTTCCTGATGAAATGGAAGATAGGAAATATTACAAGGATGATGAGAAATTTTAAGTATGGATAATATAACTAAGATAAGGATATCTGTAAGGGATTTAATTGAATTTATTTTGAGAAGTGGGGATTTAGTATCCACATTTGCTGGAAATAATAGAAATATAGAGGCAATTAAAGTACATCAAAAAATACAAAAAAATTCTGGCGACAATTATAATAGAGAAGTAGCTATTTCTCACACAATAATAAAGGATGATATTTCCTTGGAAATAAACGGAAGAATAGATGGAATAATTACAAAAGATAAAGTTACTATAATTGATGAAATCAAAACTACTACTAATGATCTAAATAATATTACTGAAGATTATAATAGGTTACATTGGGCACAGGTTAAATGTTATGCTTACTTTTATTGTGTACAGAATGATATTAAAATTATTGATACAAGGCTAACCTATTATCAAATGAATAGCAGGGAAATAAAATACTTAATTAAGTCTTATACTCTAGTTCAATTGGAACAATTTTTTAATGAGATAATTGATAAATATATATACTGGGCAAAACTTCAAAAAAATTGGAGGGAAAAGAGAGACCTATCTATAAAAAAACTTATATTTCCATATAGAGAATACAGATTAGGACAAAGAAAACTAGCGGTAGCTATTTATACTTCTATTAAAGAAAATAAAAATATTTTTGTAAAGGCACCTACAGGAATTGGTAAGACAATATCAACTATTTTTCCTGGGATTAAGGCACTAGGGGAAGGTATTATATCAAAAATTTTTTATGTTACAGCAAAGAATACCACAGGAGAAGAGGTAAAAAAGGCTTTTCTTCTTCTAGCAGAAAATGACCTGGATTTTAAAACGGTATGGATTACTGCAAAGGATAAGATATGCTTTAAAGAAGAAACTAATTGTGATCCAGAGTTATGTAAGTATGCTAAAGGTCATTTTGACAGAATAAATGAAGCTATAACTGATGCATTGAATAGAAATATAATTACTAGAGAAGTAATTGAAAAATATGCAGAGAAACACAGCGTTTGTCCTTTTGAATTTTCTTTGGATTTAACAAACTGGTGTGATTGTGTAGTGTGTGACTATAATTATGTTTTTGATCCAAAAGTATACTTAAGAAGATTTTTTTTAGAAAAGGGTGGAGACTATTGTCTTCTTGTAGATGAGGCTCATAATTTAGTGGACAGGGCAAGAAATATGTATTCAGGAGAATTATACAAGAAAGATATTTTAGATTTAAAAAATAAATGTAAAAATATATCTTCTATTTTATATAAAAGTCTAAATAAGATAAATACATTTTTGGTAAAGGAAAGAAAAAAATGTGAGGAAAATAATATTGGAGTAAATGTACAAAAAGATCCACCTAAGGATATAATAAAGCTTCTGAATAATTTTATATATGAAGCAGAAAGATTTTTAATAGTAAATGATAAGTGTGAGTTTAAAGCAGAAATTTTAGATATTTATTTTAAATTAAATTCATTTGTTAGGATTTATGAAGATTATAGTGAAGAATATATTACCTATAGCCAAAAAATTAAAGATGATCTATTATTAAAGATGTTTTGTGTTGACACATCAGAAGTTATGAAAAAATGTTTAGAAAAAGTAAAGTCTACAGTATTCTTTTCAGCTACACTAACACCTATGAATTATTTTATAAAGTTATTAGGTGGAGATAATGATTCCTATAAAATCAGATTGCCTTCACCTTTTAAAAGAGAAAATTTATGTTTGCTGCTAAACGATGGTGTATCTACAAAATATAATAACAGACAGTTTACTTATAAAGAGATAGTTTCCATTATAACAAATTGTGTATCTCAAAAGGCAGGAAATTATTTTGTGTTTTTTCCATCCTATAATTATATGAAAAGTGTTTTGGATATATTTCATGAGGAAAATAAAAATATCAATGTAGTATGCCAGAAAAACAATATGACTGAAGAGGAAAGAAATAATTTTATTGCACTTTTTTCTGAGAATAACAGAGAAACACTACTTGGATTTGTAGTTATGGGCGGGGTGTTTAGTGAAGGTATTGATTTAATAGGAGAAAAACTAAGTGGTGCTATTATTATTGGAGTTGGTCTTCCTAAAATATCTTTAGAAAGAAATTTAATTAAAGAATATTTTATAAAAAATAATGAAAATGGTTTTTTATATTCCTATGTCTATCCGGGCATAAATAAAGTCCTTCAGTCTGCAGGAAGAGTTGTGAGAACCGATAAAGATAGAGGGATTGTAGTATTAATAGATGAAAGATATTCTGAAAGTATTTATAAAGGATTATTACCTGAAGAATGGTCACATATGAAAAAAATAAATACTTTTCTAAATAAGAACAATAATGTTATTTTAGAATTTTGGAGTAAAAAATAGTATTTCATTGTGAATATTTCAATAATATATATTTCATTGATATAATCTTCTTCTAAATAACAGATTTTTAAAAAATTAATATATATGCATTAATTTTTTAAAAATATCATTAAAAAGAGAGGTTTATAGATAAATTAACAATGAAATAAATTGAAATTATTTATAATTATGCTTCTAAATGTATATATTTTAAAAATTAAAATAAAAAATCTTTTGGAATAGCAATAATTATAGTGTAAAATGCAAGTTTTCAGTTGAAAAGCGTCAAAAATACAATTATAATATATACTAAACGGATTTGGTAAAATAAATATATTAAAACTCCATTCAATATATAATTTTAATTTATATTTATGAATTGGAAATAAGCTTCTATTGATGTTATATTAATAGAACATATGAGTATAATTTAAAAATTCAGGGGGGCTAAAGTAATGAACGTAAAAACTGGTTATCCAAAAAACCAAGGCCTGTATGATTCACAATTTGAAAAAGATAATTGTGGTATAGGGTTTGTGGCAAATATAAAGGGTGAAAAAACCCATGATATTATAAAAAAGGGTATAGAAATACTAGTAAATTTAACTCACAGAGGTGGAGTTGGGTCTGATGTTAAAACTGGTGATGGTGCTGGAATTATGTTTCAGATACCACATGAGTTTTTTAAAATAGCATGTGAAAATTCAGGAATAGTTTTACCAGAAGAAGGTCAGTATGGGGTAGGTATGATGTTCTTACCTAAAGAAATTACTCTTTGCCATCAATGTGAAGGCATAGTAGAAAGAGTAATAGAAGAAGAAGGTCAGGATTTTCTTGGATGGAGACATGTACCAACTGATAGTAGAATAATAGGAAGAACTGCAAAGGGTTCAGAACCTATAATAAAACAAATCTTTATAGAAAATAAATGTGCAACTCAAGATGAGTTTGAAAAAAAATTATATATAATTCGTAAGAGAGCTGAAAGTGAAGTAAAAAGACTGCTGGATAATGGGTCAAATTATTTTTATGTTTGTAGTTTATCCAGTAAAAAGATCATATATAAAGGACTACTTCTTCCAGATCAAATTACAAGTTATTATATGGATTTAAATGATATAAATTTTAAAAGTGCTATTGCTTTAGTTCATCAAAGATTTAGTACAAATACTTTCCCAACTTGGGACTTGGCTCAGCCTTTTAGATATTTAGCTCATAATGGAGAAATAAATACCATAAGAGGTAATAGAAATTGGATGCATGCAAGAGAAGGAGTTTTAGAGTCAAAGATTTTTGGGAAAAACATAAGCAAATTATTTCCAATTATAAATCCTGATGGAAGTGACTCTGCTTCATTAGATAATGTATTTGAACTTTTAGTTATGGATGGAAGAAGTCCTGCTCATGCAATGATGATGCTTATACCAGAGGCTTGGGAAGCAAATGAAGAAATGGATGAGGATAAGAAAGCTTTCTATGAATATCATGGTTCATTAATAGAACCTTGGGATGGTCCAGCAGCTGTTACTTTTACAGATGGAACACAGGTTGGAGCAGTTCTTGATAGAAATGGACTAAGACCAGCTAGATATGTAATAACCAAAAGTGGAACAGTAGTTCTTTCTTCTGAAGCAGGAGTTTTAGATTTCCCAACAGAAGATATAATCCAAAATGGTAAATTAGAACCAGGAAAAATATTTTTACTTGATACTAGTAAGGGAAAAATAATAAGTGATGAAGAAGTTAAAAAATCTATATGTTCTGATAAGCCATATAAAGAAGCAATAGCTAAATATAAATTTGTTTTAGATGATTTAAATGGTTTTGAAGATGATACACAAATAATACCAGAAGCATTAAAAGAAAGACAACAAGCTTTTGGATATACTCTGGAAGATTTAAAAATAATATTGAAAGGTATGGCAAGTACAGCTAAAGAACCACTTGGTTCAATGGGTAATGATACTCCACTTGCAGTTTTATCAAATAGACCACAGGTATTATTTGCATATTTCAAACAGTTATTTGCTCAGGTTACAAATCCTCCAATAGATCCAATAAGAGAAGAACTTGTAACTTCCCTTACAAATTATATAGGATCACAGGGGAATATATTAAATAAAGAACTTTACAATAATCCTTTTATAGAGATACATTCACCTATTTTAACAGATTTAGAGACATCAAAAATAAAGGTGCTTAGTAACAACGATTTTAAAACAATAACTATACCAATTACTTTTAAATATGACACTGGGGTAGCAGGTTTTAAAGAAGCTTTAGAAAAAATATGTGAAAGAGCTTCTAACGCAGTAATTAAAGGCTATAATATTTTAGTTTTAAGTGATAAATCCAGTAATTCCTTTGAGGCAGCTGTTCCAAGTCTTTTAGCAGTATCAGCAGTACACCATCACTTAATTAGGGAAAAAACTCGTACTAAGGTTTCCATTATAGCAGAAACTGGTGAAGCAAGAGAAACTATGCATGCAGCTCTTCTTCTAGGATATGGTGCAACAGCAGTAAATCCATATATTGCTTATGAATCCATAAAGCAAATGGTTAATAATGGAGAAATAAAAGATATATCTTACAAAGAAGCTGTAGATAATTATATATATGCAGTAAATCATGGATTGTTGAAGATTTTATCTAAAATGGGCATTTCCACTTTAAGAAGTTATCATGGAGCACAAATTTTTGAAGCTATTGGACTTAAAAGTGATTTTGTAGATAAATATTTTGAAGGAACGCCTTCAAGAATAGAAGGTATAGATATAGAAACAGCAGCAGAGGAAGTTTTAATTAGACATAAAAATGCTTTCAATAATATCAGAAAACCAGTTTCTGAATTAGATGTAGGTGGAAGCTATGCATGGAGAAGTAATGGAGAATTCCATCTTTTCAATCCAGAAACAATTTACAAGCTTCAAGTTTCTACAAGAAGCAATGATTATAGTTTATATAAAAATTATGCTGGGCTTATAAATAATCAAGATAAAAATCTATGTACTATCAGAAGTATGTTTAAATTTAAAATAGATAGAGAAATTCCTATAGAGGAAGTAGAACCAGTAAGTGAAATACTAAAGAGGTTCTGTGCAGGAGCTATGTCCTTTGGTTCTATAAGTAAAGAAGCACATGAAGCAATTGCTATTGCCATGAACAGAATAGGTGGTAAGAGTAATAGTGGAGAAGGTGGAGAAGATCCAATAAGATACAAAAAAAGTGCAAATGGAGATTGGAAGAGAAGTGCAATAAAACAAATTGCTTCAGCTAGATTTGGAGTAAATGCTGAATATTTAGTAAATGCAGATGAACTGCAGATTAAAATGGCTCAAGGAGCTAAACCAGGTGAAGGCGGGCAGTTGCCAGGAAGAAAAGTTGATGAAGCTATAGCAAAGGTTAGACATTCAACTCCTGGAATAGATTTAATATCACCACCACCTCATCATGATATTTATTCCATTGAGGATTTAGCACAATTAATTTATGATTTGAAATCTACAAATCCTGAGGCAAGAATAAATGTAAAATTGGTATCAGAGGTTGGCGTTGGTACAGTAGCTGCTGGAGTTTCAAAGGCACATGCAGATGCTATATTAATAAGCGGACATGATGGAGGTACAGGAGCTTCACCAGTATCATCTATTAAACATGCAGGTATACCATGGGAGCTTGGTCTTTCAGAAGCACAGCAGGTGCTTTTATTGAATGATTTAAGAAGTAGAGTAGTACTTCAAACTGACGGGCAGCTTAAAACTGGTAGAGATATAGTTATAGCAACTCTTTTAGGGGCAGAAGAATTTGTATTTGCATCAACACTTTTAGTAGTACTCGGATGTACAATGCTTAGAAATTGTCATTTGAATACCTGTGATATGGGAATTGCAACTCAAGATCCAGAACTAAGAAAGAATTTCAAGGGAAAACCAGAACACATAGTAAACTTCTTGACATTTATTGCAATGGAAGTTAGAGAATATATGGCAAAGCTTGGATTTAGAACTATGAATGAAATGGTTGGAAGAGTTGACAAAATAGCAGTGAAAGATGAAAGCAACCATTGGAAAGCAAAGGGAATAGATCTTTCAAAGATATTATATAAACCTGATATGCCAAGCAGAATAAAGCCATATTGTGTGAAAAAGCAAGAACATGGCATTGAAAATTCTATGGATCGTAAATTGATAAAGATAGCTCAGGATGCTTTAAATAATCAAAATAAAGTAGTTGCTAATTTTGAAATTAAGAACACTGATAGAGCAGTTGGAGCTATGATAAGTGGAAAGGTTGCTAAATTATATGGCAATAAAGGCCTTTTGGAAGATACAATACAATTTAATTTTAAAGGAGCTGCAGGACAGAGTTTTGGTGCCTTTGGTGCTCATGGCTTAACACTTAATCTTGAAGGAGAGGCAAATGACTATGTAGGTAAAGGTTTGTCAGGGGCAAAGATAATAATTAAGACTCCAGCTAATGCAAACTATAAACAAGATGAAAATGTTATAGCAGGTAACACTATTCTATATGGAGCAACTGAAGGTCAACTATATATAAACGGTCTAGTAGGAGAAAGATTTGCAGTTAGAAACAGTGGTGCTATTGCAGTAGTAGAAGGTGTTGGTGATCACTGCTGTGAATACATGACTGGTGGAACCGTACTTGTCCTTGGCAATTTTGGTAGAAATTTTGCTGCTGGAATGAGCGGGGGAATAGCTTATGTATTTGACGAAGATAATTCATTGAGAAATAAGATTAAAAATAATACTGTAGATATAGATGAATTAGATGAAGATGATATAGAAGAAGTTTACAGCTTAATTGCAGCACATGAAAATTACACTGGAAGCTTAAAGGCTGCTAGCTTAATTAAAGGCTGGGATAAGGCACAGAAGAAGTTCAAAAAGATCATACCAACTGCTTATAAGAAAATTTTGCTAGAGAAAAATAAAGAAATCTCTGCTTTGAGAGCATAGGAGGTATAATAATATGGGAAAAACAACTGGTTTTAAAGAATATAAAAGACAGACTGCTAAAAAACGTCCAGTTAAAGATAGAATAAATGACTATAAACAAATTTATCTTCCAATGGAAGAAGGGGAATTACGTAAGCAAGGTGCTAGATGTATGGAATGTGGTACTCCCTTCTGTTCCTGGGGGTGTCCTCTTGGAAATTTAATGCCTGATTTTAATGATATGGTTTATAATAATGATTTTGAAGCTGGCTTTAATAGATTGTACTTAACAAATAATTTTCCAGAGTTTACAGGTAAAGTTTGTCCTGCACTTTGTGAGGGAGCTTGTACTCTTGGAGTTAATTCCGATGCAGTATCAATAAAGGAATTAGAGCTTGGAATTATTGAAAAAGCCTTCAAAGAAAATTTCATAAAACCTAATCCACCAAAAGTTAGAACGGGAAAGAGTGTGGCAGTAGTAGGTTCTGGTCCATCAGGACTTGCTGTGGCTGCTGAATTAAACTCAGTAGGTCATACTGTTACTGTATTTGAAAGGCATGACAGAATAGGAGGACTTTTAAGATACGGTATACCAGATTTCAAACTTGAAAAAGACATAGTAGATAGAAGAATAAATTTGATGGAAGAAGAAGGTATTATATTTAAAACTAATACTGATATAGGTATTAATTATGATGTGAAAGCTCTTTCAGAGGATTTTGATGCAGTAGTTCTTTGTGGTGGATCTACAATTCCGAGAGATTTACCAATAGAGGGCAGAGACCTTGAAGGTATACATTTTGCTGTGGACTTTTTAACTTATATAAATAAAAAGGTAGCTGGTGACGATGTATCAAAAGAAGCTATAGATGTAAAAGATAAAAATGTTTTAGTTATAGGCGGTGGAGATACTGGTTCCGATTGTATTGGTACTTCAATAAGAGAAGGGGCAAAGAATGTATATCAATTTGAAATAATGCCTAAACCACCTGAGGAAAGGGATAATACAATGCCATGGCCACTTTATCCAAAGACTTTAAAGGTTTCTACTTCTCATGAAGAAGGCGCAATTAGAGAATGGTGTACAGAAACTAAGAAGTTTATAGGTGAAAATGGAAAAGTTACTGCCATAGAAGGGATTAAGGTTCAGTGGGGAAAAGATGCATCAGGCAGATTTATCCCTACAGAAGTACCTGGTTCTAGGTTTGTGAGAGAGGTGGATTTAGTATTATTGGCAATGGGCTTTGTTCATCCTCAACATGAAGGTCTTATAAATGCACTAGGTTTAGAATTAGACAACAGAGGAAATATTTCTGCTGATGAAAATCATATGACTAGTGTAAATGGAGTATTTACAGCTGGAGATATGAGAAGGGGTCAATCACTTGTAGTTTGGGCTATAAATGATGGAAGACAGGCAGCAAAAGCTGTGGATGAGTATTTAATGGGTGAAAGTGTACTAAGAGGATAATTATAAAACAAAGGTCTGTACGAGAGTGCAGACCTTTGTTTTGCTAATTTATCAAAGATATTCATTATTTATTAAATTTTATTCAATATAACATGAAAAAAATACAAAATTATTGTTGACAGTTTTACTCTGGTTTGATATTATAATGCTATAAAGTTTAGTAAAACACTCAAGTTTAAAATTAGTGGGTTATACCATAAAGGAAGTGAGCTAATGAAGCTTTCAACAAAAGGAAGATATGGTGTAAAAGCCATGGTTGACTTAGCCATAAACTATGGAAATACACCTGTGTCAATTAAAAGTATTTCTGAAAGACAAAGTATTTCTGAATACTATTTGGAACAATTATTTTCAGCTCTTAGAAAAGCAGATTTAATAAAAAGTATTAGAGGAGCTCAAGGTGGTTATGTTCTAAATAAAGATCCTAGGGAAATAAGTGTTGATCAGATTTTAGATATACTTGAAGGGCCCATAGAGATTTCAGAATGCATTGAAGAAGATGGAATTTGTAGTAATAGCAGCTGCTGTGCTACTAGACTTCTTTGGGCTAAGCTTAAAGAAAGCATAGACAATGTAACTAAATCTATAACATTACAGGATATGGTTGATGATTACAAAAGCATAAAACTTAAAGGAGTGAATGTACATGAGTAAAAAGAGAGTTTATATGGATTATGCAGCTACTACCTATACAAAGCCAGAAGTTTTAGAAGAAATGTTGCCATACTTTACAGAGGAATTTGGTAATCCATCTTCATTATATTCTTTTTCAGACGATACAAAAAAAGCTATAAATATTTCTAGGGAAAGAGTTGCTAAAGCTATCAATGCTGAAAAAGATGAAATATATTTTACTGGCGGCGGTTCTGAAGCAGATAACTGGGCATTAAAGGGTATAGCTCTTGCACATAAAAATAAGGGAAATCACATAATTACTACTGCAATTGAACACCATGCTATTATACATACAGGTAAATTTTTAGAAAAAAATGGATTTGAGGTTACTTACCTTCCTGTAGATGAAGAGGGATTTGTTAAAGTAGAGGATGTAAAAAATGCTATAACAGAAAAGACTATTTTAGTTTCTATTATGTTTGCAAACAATGAAATTGGAACTATTGAACCAATAAAGGAAATTGGCAAGGTCTGTAGAGAAAAGAAAGTATTGTTTCACACAGATGCAGTGCAAGCAATTGGTCATGTGAAAATTGATGTTAAGGACATGAATATTGATTTATTATCCCTGGCAGGTCACAAATTTTATGGGCCCAAAGGTATAGGCGCCTTGTATATAAGACGCGGTGTTAAAATAGAAAATTTAATACATGGCGGTGGTCAGGAAAGAGGAAAAAGAGCAAGTACAGAGAATATTGCCAGTATTGTAGGTATAGGGAAGGCTATAGAGCTTGCTACATCAGAACTTGAAGAAGAATCACAAAGACTTAATAATTTGAGAAATAAATTAGTTAAGGGAATAATGGAAAAAATACCTTATACAAAATTAAATGGTCCCAGTGATGATAGAAGACTACCGGGAAATTCAGATTTTAGTTTTATTGGCATAGAGGGAGAAACATTACTGTTAGATTTAGACTATGCAGGCATATATGCTTCCACAGGTAGTGCATGTGCATCTGCTTCACTGGATCCTTCGCATGTGCTTTTATCCATAGGATTACCTCATGAAACAGCTCATGGTTCCCTTAGATTGACTCTAGGAGCAAAGAGCACAGAAGAGGATGTAGATTATGTTTTAGAGACTTTACCAGAAATAGTTAGAAAAAGAAGAGAAATGTCACCACTTTGGGAAGATTTTTTAAAAGAGAAAGGGGAAAGATAATTATGATGTATAGTGATAAAGTAATGGATCATTTCAGAAATCCAAGAAATGTTGGAGAAATAGAAAATGCCAATGGTGTTGGCGAAGTTGGAAATCCACAGTGTGGAGATATAATGAAGATATATATAAAAGTAGAAGATAATAAAATAGAGGATGTAAAATTTAAGACCT from Clostridium pasteurianum BC1 includes:
- a CDS encoding RrF2 family transcriptional regulator, with the translated sequence MKLSTKGRYGVKAMVDLAINYGNTPVSIKSISERQSISEYYLEQLFSALRKADLIKSIRGAQGGYVLNKDPREISVDQILDILEGPIEISECIEEDGICSNSSCCATRLLWAKLKESIDNVTKSITLQDMVDDYKSIKLKGVNVHE
- the nifS gene encoding cysteine desulfurase NifS, encoding MSKKRVYMDYAATTYTKPEVLEEMLPYFTEEFGNPSSLYSFSDDTKKAINISRERVAKAINAEKDEIYFTGGGSEADNWALKGIALAHKNKGNHIITTAIEHHAIIHTGKFLEKNGFEVTYLPVDEEGFVKVEDVKNAITEKTILVSIMFANNEIGTIEPIKEIGKVCREKKVLFHTDAVQAIGHVKIDVKDMNIDLLSLAGHKFYGPKGIGALYIRRGVKIENLIHGGGQERGKRASTENIASIVGIGKAIELATSELEEESQRLNNLRNKLVKGIMEKIPYTKLNGPSDDRRLPGNSDFSFIGIEGETLLLDLDYAGIYASTGSACASASLDPSHVLLSIGLPHETAHGSLRLTLGAKSTEEDVDYVLETLPEIVRKRREMSPLWEDFLKEKGER